The bacterium genomic sequence CGGATGCCGCACTGCAAAAAACATCTTTTCCTTAGCACCATTTACGCGTGTGAATCATGCGATTATGGCATGGCTCATATGCATGCTGCTGGCGGACTTACAGAAGCTCCTGCACCGTTTCGGCCGGGCGGCACAGCTTCGCCCCTTTCGGCGTGATCACAATGGGCCGGTTCATCAGCGACGGATGCTCCTCGATCGCCTCCAGCAAAAACCTGTCCGGCAATCCCGGTATGCCAAGCTCCAGCTCTTCATACAAATCGCCCTTGTCGCGCAGGATGTCGCGCGCGCTCACGCCCATCTTTTTCACCAGCGCTTCAAGCTCCTCATAGTCCAGGGGATGTTTGAGATATTCGATCACCTTCGGCCTGTGACCGGCTTCTTCAAGCATCGTCAATACCTTGCGCGAGGTTCCGCAATTCGGGTTATGGTAGATGGTGATCATGCAAAGGCTCCTGATGCTATCTGCGTGTTTCGGCGGCCTCATGGCCTGCTGCACGTTCCTCTTCAAAACGTGCCAGAAGTTTCATGCGTCCGCCA encodes the following:
- the arsC gene encoding arsenate reductase (glutaredoxin) (This arsenate reductase requires both glutathione and glutaredoxin to convert arsenate to arsenite, after which the efflux transporter formed by ArsA and ArsB can extrude the arsenite from the cell, providing resistance.), which translates into the protein MITIYHNPNCGTSRKVLTMLEEAGHRPKVIEYLKHPLDYEELEALVKKMGVSARDILRDKGDLYEELELGIPGLPDRFLLEAIEEHPSLMNRPIVITPKGAKLCRPAETVQELL